The Halomonas denitrificans genome window below encodes:
- a CDS encoding NAD(P)-dependent oxidoreductase, producing MKTGWIGLGAMGAPMAGHLHAAGLLHGAWNRGAARRDAFADAYPDAAVAESPEALAEAVDVLALCVSADADLAAVLDRVADRLAPGTVVVDHSTVSPAAARSAHARLTQREVAFVDAPVTGGVEGAKNGQLAILVGGDAEAVQTLHPLFDAYGKVWKHLGPPGSGQAAKAVNQLIVAGIAEAVCEALALVEKLDLPADDMLELLGGGAAGNWFLDKRGRTMLADSFETGFEPALLLKDLKICRALADEAGLESTVLPGAIADYQRLVDGGETGRDISALIRLKR from the coding sequence ATGAAGACCGGCTGGATCGGGCTCGGCGCGATGGGCGCACCGATGGCCGGCCACCTGCACGCCGCCGGCCTGCTGCACGGAGCCTGGAACCGCGGCGCGGCTCGTCGTGACGCCTTTGCCGACGCGTATCCCGACGCCGCCGTGGCCGAGTCGCCGGAGGCGCTGGCCGAAGCCGTCGACGTGCTCGCCCTGTGCGTTTCCGCCGACGCCGACCTCGCCGCGGTCCTCGACCGGGTCGCGGACCGCCTGGCGCCCGGCACGGTCGTGGTCGACCACTCCACCGTCTCGCCCGCGGCCGCGCGCAGCGCGCACGCGCGCCTGACCCAGCGCGAGGTCGCCTTCGTCGACGCGCCGGTCACCGGCGGCGTCGAGGGCGCGAAGAACGGCCAGCTGGCGATACTGGTCGGCGGCGATGCCGAGGCCGTCCAAACGCTGCACCCGCTGTTCGACGCCTACGGCAAGGTCTGGAAGCACCTCGGCCCGCCCGGGTCCGGCCAGGCGGCCAAGGCGGTCAACCAGCTGATCGTCGCCGGCATCGCCGAGGCGGTCTGCGAAGCGCTGGCGCTGGTCGAGAAGCTGGACCTGCCCGCCGACGACATGCTCGAACTGCTCGGCGGCGGCGCGGCCGGCAACTGGTTTCTCGACAAGCGCGGGCGGACCATGCTGGCCGATTCCTTCGAAACCGGCTTCGAGCCGGCCCTGCTGCTGAAGGACCTGAAGATCTGCCGCGCGCTGGCCGACGAGGCCGGCCTGGAATCCACCGTGCTGCCGGGCGCGATCGCCGACTACCAGCGGCTGGTCGACGGCGGCGAAACGGGCCGCGATATCTCGGCGCTGATCCGGCTGAAGCGCTAG
- a CDS encoding haloalkane dehalogenase has product MDYLRTPDDRFEGLPDWPFDPNYLHVDDTEGGRLRVHYVDEGPHDADPILLLHGEPTWSYLYRHMIPPLVDAGHRVIAPDLVGFGRSDKPARQQDYSYARHARWLASTIAQLELTRITLFCQDWGGLLGLRLVGEKPSRYARVVAANTFLPTGDEPVGEAFEQWRAFSQSVPEFPAGAIVDKGTVRSLSAAEQAAYDAPFPEETFKAGARRFPMLVPVRKDDPEAETNRDAWSALARFDRPFLTAFGDSDPITRGADRILQQRIAGAAGQAHETVEAAGHFLQEDQGPRLAEIIVNLIDTTPVP; this is encoded by the coding sequence ATGGACTACCTCAGGACCCCCGACGATCGCTTCGAAGGCCTGCCCGACTGGCCCTTCGATCCGAACTATCTCCATGTCGACGACACGGAGGGCGGGCGGCTGCGCGTGCACTACGTCGACGAGGGGCCGCACGATGCCGATCCGATCCTCCTGCTCCACGGCGAACCGACCTGGAGCTACCTCTACCGCCACATGATCCCGCCGCTGGTCGACGCCGGCCATCGCGTGATCGCGCCCGACCTGGTCGGCTTCGGCCGCTCCGACAAGCCGGCGCGGCAGCAGGATTACAGCTACGCGCGCCACGCGCGCTGGCTGGCCTCGACCATCGCCCAGCTCGAACTCACCCGCATCACCCTGTTCTGCCAGGACTGGGGTGGCCTGCTCGGCCTGCGTCTGGTCGGCGAGAAGCCGTCGCGCTATGCCCGGGTGGTGGCCGCCAACACCTTCCTGCCGACCGGTGACGAACCGGTCGGCGAAGCCTTCGAGCAGTGGCGTGCGTTCTCGCAGTCGGTGCCGGAATTCCCGGCCGGCGCCATCGTCGACAAGGGCACGGTCCGCTCGTTGAGTGCGGCCGAGCAGGCGGCCTACGATGCACCGTTTCCCGAAGAGACCTTCAAGGCCGGGGCGCGGCGCTTTCCGATGCTGGTGCCCGTGCGGAAGGACGACCCGGAAGCCGAGACCAACCGCGACGCCTGGAGCGCGCTGGCGCGCTTCGACCGGCCATTCCTGACCGCCTTCGGCGACAGCGACCCGATCACTCGCGGCGCGGACCGCATCCTGCAGCAGCGCATCGCCGGCGCGGCCGGGCAGGCCCACGAGACGGTCGAGGCCGCCGGCCACTTCCTGCAGGAAGACCAGGGTCCGCGCCTGGCTGAAATCATCGTGAACCTGATCGATACTACGCCTGTACCCTGA
- a CDS encoding 2OG-Fe(II) oxygenase, whose amino-acid sequence MPETAGRFLRPPFPPARSAACFCGSGRRFKHCCGCTGADRSTPAGIGIVPDFLDAATCRSMVEHAGSCRSERLKVIDPQRSTPGKVVSKDDDRRVTEWVELGDRQAELDRWVVRALTETIAPVCKRSFAWFERPHVLKYRPGGFYEGHADSDHVDPNTGRWQKVLDRDVSLLIYLNDGFEGGTLHFEHFEFTLQPKPGMLVWFPSDVRYKHTARPVTDGLRYAVVSWAAFDDEPRVKDAPPRSAVGLPRPGE is encoded by the coding sequence ATGCCCGAGACCGCCGGCCGCTTCCTCCGCCCCCCGTTTCCGCCCGCTCGATCCGCCGCGTGCTTCTGCGGCAGCGGTCGACGGTTCAAGCACTGCTGCGGATGCACCGGCGCCGACCGGTCGACGCCGGCCGGCATCGGCATCGTGCCCGACTTCCTCGACGCGGCGACCTGCCGGTCGATGGTCGAGCATGCCGGCAGCTGCCGCTCGGAACGCCTGAAGGTCATCGACCCACAGCGGTCCACGCCCGGCAAGGTGGTGTCGAAGGACGACGATCGCCGGGTCACCGAATGGGTCGAGCTGGGCGACCGGCAGGCCGAACTCGATCGCTGGGTCGTGCGTGCCCTGACCGAGACCATCGCGCCGGTCTGCAAGCGGTCCTTTGCCTGGTTCGAGCGGCCCCACGTGCTCAAGTACCGGCCCGGCGGGTTCTACGAGGGCCACGCCGACAGCGACCACGTCGACCCGAACACGGGCCGCTGGCAGAAGGTGCTGGACCGCGACGTCAGCCTGCTGATCTACCTCAACGACGGCTTCGAGGGCGGCACGCTGCACTTCGAGCACTTCGAGTTCACGCTGCAGCCGAAGCCCGGCATGCTGGTCTGGTTTCCGTCGGACGTCCGCTACAAGCACACCGCGCGGCCGGTCACCGACGGCCTGCGCTACGCGGTGGTCAGCTGGGCGGCCTTCGACGACGAGCCGCGGGTCAAGGACGCACCGCCGCGCAGCGCGGTCGGGCTGCCCCGGCCGGGCGAGTGA